One segment of Alistipes finegoldii DSM 17242 DNA contains the following:
- a CDS encoding PL29 family lyase N-terminal domain-containing protein encodes MKKILLMIVPLMALIGCSYDDTDIQKRLDDLDGQLTELQALVKALNSDVTTLKELVAGKRFISDVQPGEDGGYVITLVTAAGETSTITISDGKDGTSSVIGVKQDSDGVYYWTLNGDFILDNGKKLPVSGVTPEFKIENSHWWVSYDNGATWTDCGQAQTDQNLFKSVATSEDGKLVYLTLADGTVLTFELYVQFGIAFDTASATIRVGETAEIPFTLTGADAKTDIQALADGAWKAEVKRTGNEGGTIAVTAPGNSSTGKVIVLVSDGDAKTLMRTLTFVSGVLNVSTSSKEATAAGGPVTVEVETDLDYTVAIPEAAKAWITLAETRGGEIRTETLTFNVAANTETQSRSANIELVAGETVIETILIYQEAYYDPAQMVLKVEAKEYSSSAYNNKVYLPLYGAVDVTVNWGDGQSEPVAATISTAAAMVNHTYAESGIYYVTISGTTEKLSGRLTNKTVAPAILEVRQWGKLGMTTLDYAFANTSLVTVPQPEEDAFAAVTSVENMFSGCTKLETVPEGLLAGAPEITSVASMFYNCTALKSVPEKLFEKTTKATSASGLFSGCKALESVPAGLLADMPALTNLGSIFNNCASLKSVPETFFANQTEANSLTSGFFGCAALETLPAELFQNMTKLTNVASLFKGCANLKSLPEGLFDTLTEATNMNSLFSGCKTLETIPVDIFKNMTKITTASYLYEGCIKLTEFPSLKHCVALKTIPALWKDCTQLETAPADYFPESVKNGTSAAYLFSGCTSLKTVPEDMFRHFEGTTIISEMFLNCTSLESLPVTIFDSMKKISTASKTFSGCTAFTGESPYTMVQDGEQQVKVHLYERTNYPDIFGAKIFTSASSYKDTFKGCTQMADYADIPIPWGGISDGTKAKPTLTLTAAPAEGKEYFQLSGTVKSTEMKSGKVLCTTKALLPELIEQMGELEKVMNRYGNPISSAAVTQANSETGATFYFNVDADTEYIFLASGTNAHGTTIEQTEVKIPAVPTGEADYERYIGTWTVTSTSSEINKQPQTYTVEITPYRTNESFRVKGWGITTLGDDYPFLLKYNEDGNVTIPTFDPQGMYGLTAYVYLRYHFNDPTQTPPYPIYTTDQELIAGSYDIGSNSVLFEGRKFTYNGTEYTVCGIDYAIYSGGQYVIWPDLFKAGYTLQDYAIGPYTMTKNSASVTKSEVKAETGIAPLAGAEMPKTATPTGVQRLIRK; translated from the coding sequence ATGAAAAAAATTCTTCTGATGATTGTGCCGCTAATGGCACTGATCGGATGTTCGTACGACGATACGGACATCCAAAAACGGTTGGACGACCTCGACGGTCAGCTCACCGAACTGCAGGCGCTCGTCAAGGCGCTCAACTCCGACGTCACAACACTCAAGGAGCTTGTCGCCGGGAAACGGTTCATCTCGGACGTACAGCCCGGTGAAGACGGCGGCTACGTCATCACGCTGGTCACCGCGGCCGGCGAGACCTCGACGATCACCATCAGCGACGGAAAAGACGGGACTTCGTCGGTCATCGGGGTGAAACAGGATTCCGACGGTGTCTACTACTGGACGCTCAACGGCGACTTTATCCTCGACAACGGCAAAAAACTTCCCGTATCGGGCGTCACCCCCGAATTCAAGATCGAAAACAGCCATTGGTGGGTATCCTACGACAACGGCGCGACGTGGACCGACTGCGGACAGGCCCAGACGGACCAGAATCTGTTCAAGTCTGTCGCCACGAGCGAGGACGGCAAGCTGGTTTACCTGACGCTGGCCGACGGAACGGTGCTGACGTTCGAGTTGTACGTGCAGTTCGGCATCGCGTTCGACACCGCCTCGGCGACGATCCGCGTGGGCGAAACGGCGGAAATTCCCTTCACGCTGACCGGAGCCGACGCCAAAACCGACATTCAGGCCCTCGCTGACGGCGCATGGAAGGCCGAAGTGAAACGCACGGGCAACGAAGGCGGAACGATCGCCGTGACGGCTCCCGGCAACAGCTCGACCGGCAAGGTCATCGTGCTGGTCAGCGACGGCGACGCCAAGACGCTGATGCGCACGCTGACATTCGTGTCGGGCGTGCTGAACGTCTCGACCTCCTCGAAGGAGGCGACGGCCGCAGGAGGCCCCGTAACGGTCGAGGTGGAGACCGATCTGGATTACACGGTAGCGATTCCCGAAGCCGCGAAAGCATGGATTACGCTGGCAGAGACGAGGGGGGGGGAGATTCGGACCGAAACCCTGACCTTTAACGTCGCGGCCAACACGGAAACCCAGTCCCGCAGCGCCAACATCGAGCTGGTGGCGGGAGAGACGGTGATCGAAACCATCCTGATCTATCAGGAAGCCTATTACGACCCGGCCCAGATGGTGCTCAAGGTCGAAGCGAAGGAATACAGCAGCAGCGCCTACAACAACAAGGTCTACCTGCCCCTCTACGGCGCCGTGGACGTCACGGTCAACTGGGGCGACGGCCAGAGCGAGCCGGTCGCAGCCACGATCTCGACCGCGGCCGCGATGGTGAACCACACCTACGCCGAATCCGGCATCTATTACGTAACCATAAGCGGAACCACGGAGAAACTCTCCGGAAGACTCACCAACAAAACCGTGGCTCCCGCCATTCTCGAAGTCAGACAATGGGGCAAACTCGGCATGACGACGCTGGATTACGCCTTCGCGAACACCTCGCTCGTAACCGTGCCCCAGCCCGAAGAGGACGCCTTCGCCGCCGTCACTTCGGTCGAAAACATGTTCTCAGGGTGTACGAAGCTCGAAACCGTGCCCGAAGGACTGCTGGCCGGCGCGCCCGAAATCACCTCGGTCGCCTCGATGTTCTACAACTGCACGGCGCTAAAGAGCGTCCCGGAAAAACTCTTCGAAAAGACGACAAAAGCCACCTCGGCATCCGGCCTGTTCAGCGGCTGCAAGGCGCTGGAAAGCGTTCCGGCAGGACTGCTGGCCGACATGCCCGCCCTGACCAACCTCGGAAGCATCTTCAACAACTGCGCATCGCTCAAGAGCGTTCCCGAAACATTCTTCGCCAACCAGACGGAAGCGAACAGCCTCACGTCGGGATTCTTCGGCTGCGCGGCGCTCGAAACCCTGCCCGCAGAGCTGTTCCAGAACATGACCAAGCTCACCAACGTCGCGTCGCTGTTCAAAGGGTGTGCAAACCTCAAATCACTCCCCGAAGGGCTGTTCGACACCCTCACGGAAGCGACGAACATGAACAGTCTGTTCAGCGGCTGCAAGACGCTGGAGACCATTCCCGTCGATATTTTCAAGAACATGACCAAAATCACCACGGCCAGCTATCTCTATGAAGGGTGTATCAAACTGACCGAATTCCCCTCGCTGAAGCACTGCGTCGCGCTGAAAACGATTCCCGCGCTCTGGAAAGACTGCACGCAGCTGGAAACGGCGCCTGCGGACTACTTCCCGGAAAGCGTGAAAAACGGCACGTCCGCCGCTTACCTGTTCAGCGGCTGTACGTCGCTCAAGACCGTTCCCGAAGACATGTTCCGCCATTTCGAAGGTACGACCATCATCAGCGAAATGTTCCTCAACTGCACGTCGCTCGAATCGCTGCCCGTAACCATTTTCGACAGCATGAAAAAAATCTCGACGGCGAGCAAAACCTTCAGCGGCTGCACCGCCTTCACCGGCGAATCGCCCTACACGATGGTGCAGGACGGCGAGCAGCAGGTCAAGGTGCACCTCTACGAACGCACGAATTACCCCGACATCTTCGGCGCCAAGATCTTCACCTCGGCCAGCAGTTACAAGGATACCTTCAAGGGCTGTACGCAGATGGCCGATTACGCCGATATTCCGATCCCGTGGGGCGGCATCAGCGACGGCACGAAGGCCAAGCCGACGCTCACGCTGACGGCTGCGCCCGCCGAAGGCAAGGAGTACTTCCAGCTGTCGGGCACCGTCAAGAGTACGGAGATGAAATCGGGAAAGGTTCTCTGCACGACGAAAGCGCTGCTCCCGGAACTGATCGAACAAATGGGCGAGCTTGAAAAAGTGATGAACCGCTACGGCAACCCCATCAGTTCGGCGGCTGTGACGCAGGCGAATTCGGAAACCGGAGCCACGTTCTATTTCAACGTCGATGCTGATACAGAATACATCTTCCTCGCATCGGGCACCAACGCCCACGGCACGACCATCGAACAGACCGAGGTGAAGATCCCGGCCGTACCGACGGGCGAGGCCGACTACGAGCGTTATATAGGCACTTGGACCGTGACCTCGACCTCGTCGGAAATCAACAAACAGCCCCAGACATACACCGTGGAGATCACGCCCTACCGCACCAACGAAAGCTTCAGGGTCAAGGGCTGGGGCATCACCACGCTGGGCGACGACTACCCCTTCCTGCTCAAATACAACGAGGACGGCAACGTCACGATTCCGACGTTCGACCCGCAGGGCATGTACGGCCTGACGGCATACGTATACCTTAGGTATCATTTCAACGATCCCACGCAAACGCCGCCCTACCCGATCTACACCACAGATCAGGAGCTGATCGCGGGCAGTTATGACATAGGCAGTAACTCAGTGCTGTTCGAAGGCCGGAAGTTCACCTATAACGGGACCGAATACACCGTATGCGGCATCGACTACGCCATCTATTCGGGCGGTCAGTATGTCATTTGGCCGGATCTCTTCAAGGCCGGATATACGCTGCAGGATTATGCGATCGGGCCTTACACGATGACCAAAAATTCGGCGTCCGTAACGAAGTCCGAAGTCAAGGCCGAAACCGGCATCGCGCCGCTCGCCGGAGCGGAGATGCCGAAAACCGCAACCCCGACGGGCGTACAGCGGCTGATCCGCAAGTAA
- a CDS encoding vWA domain-containing protein: MFRFANPQYFWLLPVIPALILLFWLAARNRRRRLERFGRMQVLEELMPEVSTGRVTLKFILFCTAVTLLILAAARPQFGSKLREEKTQGVEMMLAVDVSNSMLAEDFEPNRLERTKYAINKLFDGLHQDRVGLIVFAGEPKVQLPITSDYRMAKAFAKRIDPSLVPVQGTAIGKALSQALMSFSGETEENHSRVIILITDGENHEDDALAAARHAAEMGIRIYTIGIGTPEGAPIQIGGEFIKDEKGDMVVSKLNEEMLAQIADITGGAYVRSSKQSIGLDEIVKSINEMEQSELSVMRFEEFNEQYQYLLLAAIVLLLAEFLLLDRRNPLLAHLNIFRE; encoded by the coding sequence ATGTTTAGATTCGCAAATCCGCAATATTTCTGGCTGCTGCCGGTCATACCCGCGCTGATCCTCCTCTTCTGGCTGGCGGCGCGCAACCGCCGCAGGCGGCTGGAACGCTTCGGGCGCATGCAGGTATTGGAAGAGCTGATGCCCGAAGTATCGACCGGGCGCGTGACGCTCAAATTCATCCTCTTCTGCACGGCGGTCACGCTGCTCATACTGGCGGCGGCACGCCCGCAGTTCGGGTCGAAACTCCGCGAGGAGAAGACGCAGGGCGTCGAGATGATGCTGGCCGTAGACGTCTCGAACTCGATGCTGGCCGAAGATTTCGAACCCAACCGGCTGGAGAGGACCAAATACGCCATCAACAAGCTCTTCGACGGTCTGCATCAGGACCGCGTCGGGCTGATCGTCTTCGCCGGGGAGCCGAAGGTGCAGCTGCCGATCACCTCGGACTACCGCATGGCCAAGGCCTTCGCCAAGCGCATCGACCCGTCGCTGGTGCCGGTGCAGGGCACGGCCATCGGCAAGGCGCTGTCGCAGGCCCTGATGTCGTTTTCGGGCGAAACCGAGGAGAACCACAGCCGCGTCATCATCCTCATCACCGACGGCGAGAACCACGAGGACGACGCACTGGCGGCCGCACGGCACGCCGCGGAGATGGGCATACGGATTTACACCATCGGCATCGGCACGCCCGAAGGCGCCCCGATTCAGATCGGCGGCGAATTCATCAAGGACGAGAAGGGCGACATGGTCGTTTCGAAGCTCAACGAGGAGATGCTGGCCCAGATCGCCGACATCACGGGCGGCGCCTATGTCCGTTCGAGCAAGCAGTCGATCGGTCTCGACGAGATCGTGAAGAGCATCAACGAAATGGAGCAGAGCGAGTTGTCGGTGATGCGCTTCGAAGAGTTCAACGAACAGTACCAATACCTGCTGCTCGCGGCAATCGTGTTGCTGCTGGCGGAGTTCCTGCTGCTCGACCGCCGCAATCCGCTGCTGGCGCACCTCAACATCTTCAGGGAATAA
- a CDS encoding vWA domain-containing protein, translating to MHFASPYYLWLLSALVPMIAYYVWRTLQGGASIQISSVEGVVRAPKTVRYWLRHLPFAQRLAALALLIVALARPQDVERLSRTNTEGIDIMLAIDVSGSMLARDFRPDRITAAKEVAGSFIADRYGDRIGLVAFAGEAFTQSPLTTDQGTLQTLLARIRSGLIEDGTAIGNGLATAINRLRESEAKSKVIILLTDGVNNRGEIAPQTAAEIAKAQGIRVYTIGVGTEGMAPYPAVDIYGTPTGGTVMAKVEIDEKTLRSIAEQTGGQYFRATDKAKLKAIYDQINQLEKSKVEVTEHVTYHEQFLLWALAGLGLLVLEFLFSNLVLKRIP from the coding sequence ATGCATTTCGCATCACCATATTATCTGTGGCTGTTGTCGGCGCTCGTGCCGATGATCGCCTACTACGTGTGGCGTACGCTGCAGGGCGGCGCGTCGATCCAGATTTCGAGCGTCGAAGGGGTCGTGCGCGCGCCGAAGACCGTACGCTACTGGCTGCGGCATCTGCCGTTCGCACAGCGGCTGGCGGCGCTGGCCCTGCTGATCGTGGCGCTGGCGCGCCCGCAGGACGTCGAGCGTCTTTCGCGCACGAACACCGAAGGTATCGACATCATGCTGGCCATCGACGTTTCGGGTTCGATGCTGGCACGGGACTTCCGCCCCGACCGCATCACGGCGGCCAAGGAGGTGGCCGGATCGTTCATCGCGGACCGTTACGGCGACCGCATCGGACTGGTGGCCTTCGCGGGCGAAGCCTTCACGCAAAGCCCGCTGACGACGGATCAGGGAACGCTCCAGACGCTGCTGGCACGCATCCGCAGCGGACTGATCGAGGACGGCACGGCCATCGGCAACGGACTGGCCACGGCGATAAACCGCCTGCGCGAGAGCGAAGCCAAGTCGAAGGTCATCATCCTGCTGACCGACGGCGTGAACAACCGCGGCGAGATCGCGCCCCAGACGGCGGCCGAAATCGCCAAGGCGCAGGGCATCCGCGTCTACACCATCGGCGTCGGCACCGAGGGCATGGCCCCCTACCCCGCCGTGGACATCTACGGCACGCCGACCGGAGGAACCGTCATGGCGAAGGTCGAGATCGACGAGAAAACCCTCAGGTCGATCGCCGAGCAGACCGGCGGACAATATTTCCGCGCCACGGACAAGGCCAAGCTCAAGGCCATTTACGACCAGATCAACCAACTGGAAAAGAGCAAGGTGGAAGTTACGGAACACGTCACCTACCACGAGCAGTTCCTGCTCTGGGCACTGGCGGGTCTGGGGCTGCTCGTGCTGGAGTTCCTGTTCTCGAATCTGGTGCTGAAAAGAATACCGTAA
- a CDS encoding tetratricopeptide repeat protein, with protein sequence MYRLLYIVFLFAALGASAQDMPERSEVRRGNRQYNKGNYEKSIERYERALEAAPESFEARYNLGNALYKAERFDKAEQTMRQAAADTLRTDDERAQAFYNLGNAQFKQQKYKEALESYKQSLRLNPSDQEAKYNYAYTKRLIDDENGGGGGGDDKNQDKDQNKEQQQGGQDQQNGDQQKDDQQKDDKGQGDDKEQQGDPQQNPAQPDKEQEGDQQGEPQPVPAGISPQEQEQMLDAIQAQEDRTQDKLKEKQGVVVRGSKNW encoded by the coding sequence ATGTACAGACTCCTATATATCGTATTTCTCTTTGCCGCCCTCGGCGCTTCGGCGCAGGACATGCCCGAACGCAGCGAGGTGCGCCGCGGCAACCGGCAGTACAACAAGGGCAATTACGAAAAGAGCATCGAGCGTTACGAGCGGGCTTTGGAGGCCGCACCCGAATCGTTCGAGGCCCGTTACAACCTCGGAAACGCGCTCTACAAGGCCGAACGGTTCGACAAGGCCGAGCAGACCATGCGGCAGGCGGCGGCCGATACGCTGCGCACGGACGACGAGCGCGCCCAAGCCTTCTACAACCTCGGAAACGCGCAGTTCAAGCAGCAGAAATACAAGGAAGCGCTCGAAAGCTACAAGCAGTCGCTGCGGCTGAATCCCTCGGATCAGGAGGCCAAATACAACTATGCCTACACCAAGCGTCTGATCGACGACGAGAACGGCGGCGGTGGCGGCGGTGACGACAAGAATCAGGACAAAGACCAGAACAAGGAGCAGCAACAGGGCGGTCAGGACCAGCAGAACGGCGATCAGCAGAAAGACGACCAACAGAAGGACGACAAGGGGCAGGGCGACGACAAGGAGCAGCAGGGCGACCCGCAGCAGAACCCCGCGCAGCCCGACAAGGAGCAGGAAGGCGATCAGCAGGGAGAGCCGCAGCCCGTTCCGGCCGGCATTTCGCCGCAGGAGCAGGAGCAGATGCTCGACGCCATTCAGGCGCAGGAGGACCGCACGCAGGACAAACTCAAGGAGAAGCAGGGCGTCGTGGTGCGCGGATCGAAAAACTGGTAA
- a CDS encoding DUF58 domain-containing protein, protein MQQTENDILKRVRKIEIKTRGLSNEIFAGKYHTAFRGRGMSFSEVREYRAGDDVRDIDWNVTARSRKPHIKIYEEERELTMMLLVDVSASRMFGSTDRLKKNIITEIAAVLAFSAAQNNDKVGCIFFSDKVEKFIPPKKGRSHILMIIRELVGFRPESTGTKLSEPVRFLTNVNKKRCTTFILSDFMDSSKDKAALDDALKIAGGKHDLVGIRVYDPRETELPDVGIVELKDAESGRKVWVDTSSRAVREHYARTWERRSAEIDSTLKHNRIDSTMISTDGDYVAELLKLFKQR, encoded by the coding sequence ATGCAGCAGACCGAGAACGATATTCTGAAACGCGTCCGTAAGATCGAGATCAAGACCCGCGGTCTTTCGAACGAGATCTTCGCCGGAAAGTACCATACGGCTTTCCGCGGACGGGGCATGTCGTTTTCCGAAGTCAGGGAGTACCGCGCGGGCGACGACGTAAGGGACATCGACTGGAACGTGACGGCCCGGTCGCGCAAACCCCACATCAAAATCTACGAGGAGGAGCGCGAACTGACGATGATGCTTCTGGTGGACGTCTCCGCATCGCGCATGTTCGGATCGACGGACCGCCTGAAGAAGAACATCATCACCGAAATCGCCGCCGTGCTGGCCTTCTCGGCCGCGCAGAACAACGACAAGGTAGGCTGCATCTTCTTCTCGGACAAGGTCGAGAAGTTCATCCCCCCGAAGAAGGGGCGCAGCCACATCCTGATGATCATCCGCGAGCTGGTGGGCTTCCGGCCCGAATCGACCGGCACGAAGCTTTCGGAGCCGGTGCGGTTTCTGACCAACGTCAACAAGAAACGCTGCACGACCTTCATCCTCTCGGACTTCATGGATTCGTCGAAGGACAAGGCCGCGCTGGACGACGCGCTGAAGATCGCCGGGGGCAAGCACGATCTGGTGGGCATCCGCGTATACGATCCCCGCGAGACGGAGCTGCCCGACGTGGGCATCGTCGAGCTGAAGGACGCCGAGAGCGGCCGCAAGGTATGGGTGGACACCTCGTCGCGGGCCGTGCGGGAGCACTACGCCCGGACGTGGGAGCGACGCAGCGCCGAGATCGACTCGACGCTCAAGCACAACCGCATCGATTCGACGATGATCTCGACCGACGGCGATTACGTGGCCGAACTGTTAAAACTGTTCAAACAGCGATGA
- a CDS encoding AAA family ATPase yields the protein MSEVINIKELNERIERESVFVDTLRTEMGKVIIGQSHLVDTLLIGLLSNGHILLEGVPGLAKTLAITTLAKAVDAAFSRIQFTPDLLPADLIGTLIYSQKNEEFVVKKGPVFANFVLADEINRSPAKVQSALLEAMQERQVTIGDNTYPLPQPFLVLATQNPLEQEGTYPLPEAQVDRFMLKAKISYPKKQEERDIVRMNLAGGGLPAVNKVISPEDIVKARKVVEDVYMDEKIEKYIIDIIFATREPAEYNLQKLQNLIAYGGSPRASISLAKAARAYAFIRRRGYVIPEDVRAVCHDVLRHRIGLTYEAEAENITSEEIITDILNNVIVP from the coding sequence ATGAGCGAAGTCATCAACATCAAGGAACTCAACGAGCGCATCGAACGCGAAAGCGTCTTCGTGGATACGCTCCGTACGGAAATGGGCAAGGTCATCATCGGCCAGAGCCATCTGGTAGACACGCTGCTGATCGGCCTGCTGTCGAACGGCCATATTCTGCTGGAAGGCGTGCCGGGACTGGCCAAGACGCTGGCCATCACTACGCTGGCGAAGGCCGTGGACGCCGCCTTCTCGCGCATACAGTTCACCCCCGACCTACTGCCGGCCGACCTGATCGGTACGCTGATCTACTCGCAGAAGAACGAGGAGTTCGTCGTCAAGAAAGGCCCCGTATTCGCCAACTTCGTGCTGGCGGACGAAATCAACCGCTCCCCGGCCAAGGTGCAGTCGGCACTGCTGGAGGCCATGCAGGAGCGTCAGGTGACCATCGGCGACAACACCTATCCGCTGCCGCAGCCCTTTCTGGTGCTGGCCACGCAGAACCCGCTGGAGCAGGAGGGAACCTACCCGCTGCCCGAAGCGCAGGTGGACCGTTTCATGCTCAAAGCCAAAATATCCTACCCCAAGAAGCAGGAGGAGCGCGACATCGTGCGCATGAACCTCGCCGGGGGAGGACTCCCCGCCGTCAACAAGGTCATCTCGCCCGAAGACATCGTCAAGGCCCGCAAGGTCGTGGAGGACGTCTACATGGACGAGAAGATCGAGAAATACATCATCGACATCATCTTCGCCACGCGCGAGCCGGCGGAGTACAACCTCCAGAAGCTCCAGAACCTGATCGCATACGGCGGTTCGCCCCGTGCGTCGATCTCGCTGGCCAAGGCCGCACGCGCCTACGCCTTCATCCGCCGCCGCGGGTACGTCATTCCCGAAGACGTGCGCGCCGTATGCCACGACGTGCTGCGCCACCGCATCGGCCTGACGTACGAAGCCGAGGCCGAGAACATCACCTCGGAGGAGATCATCACCGACATTCTCAACAACGTAATCGTACCCTAA
- a CDS encoding ATP-dependent helicase: MESKESPILQGLNPAQRAAVVNYDAPSLIIAGAGSGKTRVLTSRIAYMIEQGVAPFNILALTFTNKAAEQMRERIAQMIPDNRSRYIRMGTFHSVFSRILRENADRIGFPDSFTIYEPSDCKNLLKTIVRELNLPDEKYKPNLLASRISYAKNCLVTPGAYLANSVYAAEDRQAQIPEFGNIYNIYCQRCKRNGAMDFDDLLLQTNILLRDAPDVLARYQEQFKYILVDEYQDTNYAQYVIIRRLSQLHSKVCVVGDDAQSIYSFRGAKIENILSFQKDFPDAMVFKLEQNYRSTRTIVDAANSVIVRNSKRMEKHCFSEGDKGEPIRILKAYTDREEAEMVVSDLRDKIRQTGDEWSEAVILYRTNSQSAVLEDNLRRRGVPYRIYKGSSFYDHKEVKDMLAYIRLVINPRDDEAFKRIVNYPARGIGDTTVQRIAELAAGRGVSMWEAVDTLVAEPAADPVQKTIARKVSDFVAMIRGLSLARNEKSLYDFGLEIATRSGIIAAYRTENTPEATSALDNIEELLNSMQLFKEQRDAEIRSGERQEDEEATIDEWLQNVMLMTDMDKDDPEDRNKVTLMTVHSAKGLEYKYVYIVGLEENLFPSQRAAESPDGIEEERRLFYVALTRAKVEATISYAEMRFKWGNMEFSRPSCFLREIDPKYIRADFDAGEERPRRPQDGEGPSAIDELRRRFDYRFQQKRQADRAGGNNGGQQGGFGGQQGGFGGRGSGGSFGGRSADGQSGPARRFARAAAPQGARPAGRPDPALVQTPRPSTDGMRRVGVRQAVDGGVPVGPSMPVSGDYTVGQRVEHPKFGVGIVQRIETLATDHKLVVAFDSVGEKTLLAKFAKLTKL, encoded by the coding sequence ATGGAATCCAAAGAATCACCTATTTTACAAGGCCTGAACCCCGCTCAGCGCGCCGCCGTCGTGAATTACGACGCCCCGTCGCTCATTATCGCGGGCGCGGGTTCGGGCAAAACGCGGGTGCTGACCTCGCGCATCGCCTATATGATCGAGCAGGGCGTGGCTCCCTTCAACATCCTCGCGCTCACCTTTACCAACAAGGCCGCCGAGCAGATGCGCGAACGCATCGCGCAGATGATCCCCGACAACCGCAGCCGCTATATCCGCATGGGAACCTTCCACTCGGTTTTTTCGCGTATCCTGCGCGAGAACGCCGACCGCATCGGTTTCCCCGATTCGTTCACCATCTACGAACCTTCGGACTGCAAGAACCTGCTGAAGACCATCGTCCGCGAGCTGAACCTTCCGGACGAGAAATACAAGCCCAACCTCTTGGCTTCGCGCATATCCTATGCCAAAAACTGTCTGGTGACCCCCGGCGCCTACCTCGCCAATTCGGTCTACGCCGCCGAGGACCGTCAGGCGCAGATTCCCGAATTCGGCAACATCTACAACATCTACTGCCAGCGCTGCAAGCGCAACGGCGCGATGGATTTCGACGACCTGCTGCTGCAGACCAACATCCTGCTGCGCGACGCCCCCGACGTGCTGGCGCGCTATCAGGAGCAGTTCAAATATATTCTGGTGGACGAGTATCAGGACACCAACTACGCCCAGTACGTCATCATCCGCCGTCTCTCGCAGCTGCATTCGAAGGTCTGCGTCGTGGGCGACGACGCGCAGTCGATCTACTCCTTCCGCGGGGCCAAGATCGAGAATATCCTCTCGTTCCAGAAGGATTTTCCCGACGCCATGGTCTTCAAGCTGGAGCAGAACTACCGCTCGACCCGCACCATCGTCGATGCGGCCAACTCGGTGATCGTCCGCAACTCCAAACGCATGGAGAAACACTGCTTCTCGGAGGGCGACAAGGGCGAGCCGATCCGCATCCTCAAAGCCTATACCGACCGCGAGGAGGCTGAAATGGTCGTCTCCGACCTGCGCGACAAGATCCGCCAGACGGGCGACGAGTGGTCCGAGGCGGTGATTCTCTACCGCACCAACAGCCAGTCGGCCGTGCTGGAGGACAACCTCCGCCGCCGGGGCGTTCCCTACCGCATCTACAAGGGCAGTTCGTTCTACGACCACAAGGAGGTCAAGGACATGCTGGCCTATATCCGGCTGGTTATCAATCCGCGCGACGACGAGGCGTTCAAACGCATCGTCAACTATCCCGCGCGCGGCATCGGCGACACGACCGTCCAGCGCATCGCCGAGCTGGCCGCCGGGCGCGGCGTCTCGATGTGGGAGGCGGTCGATACGCTGGTCGCCGAACCCGCCGCCGATCCCGTGCAGAAGACCATCGCCCGCAAGGTGTCGGATTTCGTCGCCATGATCCGCGGCCTGTCTCTGGCCCGCAACGAAAAGAGCCTTTACGACTTCGGTCTGGAGATCGCCACCCGTTCGGGCATCATCGCCGCCTACCGCACCGAAAATACCCCTGAGGCGACCTCGGCGCTGGACAATATCGAGGAGCTGCTCAACTCGATGCAGCTCTTCAAGGAGCAGCGCGACGCCGAGATCCGCAGCGGCGAACGGCAGGAGGACGAGGAGGCGACCATCGACGAGTGGCTGCAGAACGTCATGCTGATGACCGACATGGACAAGGACGATCCTGAGGATCGCAACAAGGTGACGCTCATGACCGTCCATTCGGCCAAGGGGCTCGAATACAAATACGTCTATATCGTCGGTCTGGAAGAGAACCTTTTCCCCTCGCAGCGGGCCGCCGAGTCGCCCGACGGCATCGAGGAGGAGCGCCGCCTGTTCTATGTGGCCCTGACGCGCGCCAAGGTCGAGGCGACGATCTCCTATGCCGAGATGCGCTTCAAGTGGGGCAATATGGAGTTCTCGCGTCCGAGCTGTTTCCTGCGCGAGATCGACCCCAAATATATCCGCGCCGACTTCGACGCCGGCGAGGAGCGTCCGCGCCGCCCGCAGGACGGCGAAGGCCCCTCGGCCATCGACGAACTGCGCCGCCGCTTCGACTACCGCTTCCAGCAGAAACGGCAGGCCGACCGTGCAGGCGGCAATAACGGCGGTCAGCAGGGCGGCTTCGGCGGCCAGCAGGGCGGCTTCGGCGGCCGGGGCAGCGGCGGCAGTTTCGGCGGGCGTTCCGCCGACGGCCAGTCCGGTCCTGCCCGGCGCTTCGCCCGCGCCGCGGCTCCGCAGGGCGCGCGCCCTGCGGGCAGACCCGATCCGGCCCTCGTCCAGACGCCGCGCCCCTCGACCGACGGCATGCGCCGCGTGGGCGTGCGGCAGGCGGTCGACGGCGGCGTGCCCGTAGGGCCGTCGATGCCCGTCAGCGGCGACTACACCGTGGGCCAGCGCGTCGAACATCCCAAATTCGGCGTCGGCATCGTCCAGCGCATCGAGACCCTCGCCACCGACCACAAACTGGTCGTGGCCTTCGACAGCGTGGGCGAGAAAACCCTGCTGGCCAAATTCGCCAAGCTGACCAAACTGTAG